The Jiangella sp. DSM 45060 genome contains the following window.
CCGCCGCGACGACGAAGGCCACGACGGCGATGAGGTACAGCCCGGTGAGCGGGGGCAGGCCGGCCGCGGACGCGAACCGACCGCCGGACGCCAGCAGGTTCGGCCCCGCGACCGCACCGGCCGCGACCGCGAACAGCACCAGGCCCAGTGCCCGGCCCCGGCCGGCCGGCTCGCCGGCGTCGGCCGCGGCGTAGCGGGCGAGGAACACCGACGCGTTGCCGACGCCGAACACCGCGCTGCCGGCCAGCAGCAGCCCGAGCCCGGCCCACGCGGCGGCCGCGACGACGATCACGGCGCCGGCCGCGCCCAGGAGGTATCCGAGGGCCAGTCCGGACGGTCGCCCGGCGCGTGCACTGACCCGTGAGACGAGGACGGCGCCGACGGCGGACCCGGCGACGTGCACGCCGACCGGCAGTCCAGCCGTCGCGGGGTCACCGGTCAAGTCGTGCGCCAGCAGCGGTCCGGCGAGACCGCCGGCGGCCAGGCCGACGCTGCCGACGGCGGTCGCGGCGGCGAGCAGCGCCAGCCGGGTGCGGGTGGTGGCGTGCATCGTGCTGAGGGAGATCGTCATGTCCTCCACGATCGGGCCCGTCGCCCGCGAGCGTCCAACACCTGTTCGAGCGGCATTGACCGCCCCGGGTTGTCAATCGATAGGGTGGCCGGGTGCCCGACGTCGACACCCGGCTGCTACGGCACTTCGTGGCCGTGGCCCAGGATCTCCACTTCGGCCGCGCCGCGGCGCGGCTGTTCGTCGCGCAGCAGGCGCTCAGCCGCGACATCGCCCGGCTCGAACGCGACCTCGGCGTCCGGCTGTTCGATCGCACCACCCGCAAGGTGACGCTGACCCCGCCGGGCGAGCGGCTGCTGGCCCGCGCCACCGAGCTGCTGGCCCTGCACGACGCCATGCTCGCGGAACTGCGCGACACCACGCGGCCGCTGCTGGTCGACGTCATGCACGACCGCTCGACGGCGCTGCGAGTGCTGGAGGCGGCCCGGCCACTGGCGCCGGAGCTAGAGCTGGAGGCGCGCTTCCACGGCGGCTGCGACGCCGCCGTCCGCGGCCTGCTGGCGCACCGCGTCGACGTCGTTTTCGGCCGACTCAGCGGGGTGCTGGTCGCGCTGCCCGCGAACCTCACCCGCCGCCTCGTCCGGCTGGAGCCGCTGGGCCTGATGGTGCTCGACGACGATCCGCTCGCACGCCGCGACACCGTCCCGCTGGCCGCCCTGCGCGGCCGCACCGTCGACACCAGCGGCGGGAACCCCGAGGCGCCCGAGTGGGTCGAGCTCGGCGCGGAACTGGTGCGCACGCACGACGGCACCGTCGCGCCCGACCACCACCCGGGCATGGCGGCCGTCGCCGCCGCCCCGCCGGAGGAGACCACGCACCACCTGCGCGCCACCGGCTGGCCGGTGCTCACCAAGACCGACGCGGCGCCGATCCCGGGCACCGTCGTGCGGCCGTTGACCGACCCGGTGCCGCTCTACCCGTGGACGATGGCGCACCGGGCCGAGCTGCGCCATCCCGGCCTCGACGCCCTGAACCGCGCCCTCGACCGGCTCATCCCGGCCGAGGGCTGGCTCGACCCGCCGGCCGGCGCCTGGCTGCCGGCCGCCGACCGCGCGCTACTGTCCGGCTAGGCCGGGCCGGCCGCCGACCCAGGTGTCGGCGATCTGCGGCACGCCCGGCCGGTAGGCGAGATGGACGTACGAGGGCGCGTCGAGGACGGCGAGGTCGGCGCGGGCGCCGGGCGACAGCCGCCCGACGTCGGTGCGGCGCAGGGCCGCCGCGCCGCCGGCCGTCGCCGACCAGAGCGCCTCGGCCGGCGTCATGCGCATCTCGCGGACCGCCAGCGCGATGCAGAACGGCATCGAGGACGTGAAGCAGGAGCCGGGGTTGCAGTCGGTGGCCAACGCGACGGTGGCGCCGGCGGCCAGCAGCCGGCGGGCGTCGGGGTACGGCGAGCGGGTGGAGAACTCCACCCCCGGCAGTAGCGTGGCGACTGTGCCGGAGCCCGCCAGCGCGGCGACGTCGGCGTCGTCGAGGAAGGTGCAGTGGTCGGCGCTGGCGGCGCCCAGCTCGCAGGCCAGCCGCACGCCCGGGCCCTGGCCCAGCTGGTTGGCGTGCATGCGCGCGCCCAGCCCGCGGGCGAGGCCGGCCGTCAGCACCGCGCGGGCGGCGTCGGCGTCGAACGCGCCGGTCTCGCAGAACACGTCGATCCAGCGGGCGTGCGGCGCGCAGGCGTCGAGCATGGGGCCGGTGACGAGGTCGACGTAGGCCGCGGGGTCGGACGTGTACTCGTCCGGGACGACGTGGGCGCCGAGGTAGGTGGTCTCGTCGGTGTGCTCCGCCGCCAGCGCCAGGGCACGGGCTTCGTCGGCCACCGTCAGGCCGTAGCCGCTCTTGATCTCGACGGTGGTGGTGCCCTGCCGGCGCATCTCCAGCACCAGGCGGGCGAGGTTGAGGGCGAGCTGCTCGTCGGGGGCGGCCCGGGTGGCGGCGACGGTCGTGCGGATGCCGCCGGCGGCGTACGGCTGGCCGGTCATGCGCGCGGCGAACTCGGCCGAGCGGTCGCCGGCGAAGACGAGGTGGGCGTGGCTGTCGACGAACCCGGGCACGACGCAGCGGCCGTCGAGGTCGATACGGGAGTCGGCGCTGGGTGCGGCGGGGGCCGGGCC
Protein-coding sequences here:
- a CDS encoding LysR family transcriptional regulator produces the protein MPDVDTRLLRHFVAVAQDLHFGRAAARLFVAQQALSRDIARLERDLGVRLFDRTTRKVTLTPPGERLLARATELLALHDAMLAELRDTTRPLLVDVMHDRSTALRVLEAARPLAPELELEARFHGGCDAAVRGLLAHRVDVVFGRLSGVLVALPANLTRRLVRLEPLGLMVLDDDPLARRDTVPLAALRGRTVDTSGGNPEAPEWVELGAELVRTHDGTVAPDHHPGMAAVAAAPPEETTHHLRATGWPVLTKTDAAPIPGTVVRPLTDPVPLYPWTMAHRAELRHPGLDALNRALDRLIPAEGWLDPPAGAWLPAADRALLSG
- the hutI gene encoding imidazolonepropionase; the encoded protein is MATTLLDGIGLLVTNDPAYGDGSPLGEISGAALIADSGGQVLWVGPAPAAPSADSRIDLDGRCVVPGFVDSHAHLVFAGDRSAEFAARMTGQPYAAGGIRTTVAATRAAPDEQLALNLARLVLEMRRQGTTTVEIKSGYGLTVADEARALALAAEHTDETTYLGAHVVPDEYTSDPAAYVDLVTGPMLDACAPHARWIDVFCETGAFDADAARAVLTAGLARGLGARMHANQLGQGPGVRLACELGAASADHCTFLDDADVAALAGSGTVATLLPGVEFSTRSPYPDARRLLAAGATVALATDCNPGSCFTSSMPFCIALAVREMRMTPAEALWSATAGGAAALRRTDVGRLSPGARADLAVLDAPSYVHLAYRPGVPQIADTWVGGRPGLAGQ